In Paenibacillus larvae subsp. larvae, the following proteins share a genomic window:
- the gap gene encoding type I glyceraldehyde-3-phosphate dehydrogenase, translating into MKVGISGLGRIGRLVLRSIFGEEQPKVNVAAINCSHPASTIAHLLKYDSVHGIWNADISYTEDEIAINGHPVKIVRERKPEELPWDELGVGFVIDATGKFNNREGAVRHLAAGARKVLITAPGKQMDATIVMGVNENSYCSENHHLLSAASCTTNCVAPVLKIMDDAFAVKSGWITTVHAFTNDQNHLDNPHKDLRRARGCTQSVIPTTTGVGKALLEILPHLAPHVHGISLRVPTPDVSLADLTLELEREVTVEEVRDVLKGAAQGSYAAIFGYTEEPLVSSDFIGNDKSAVVDGLSLMATGRQLKVLAWYDNEWAYACRVVDLCHYIVQQGQLALHMKRTELMVPQVASGI; encoded by the coding sequence ATGAAAGTGGGAATCAGTGGTTTAGGACGGATAGGTAGATTAGTCCTCAGGTCTATTTTTGGAGAAGAACAGCCTAAAGTTAATGTGGCTGCCATCAACTGTTCACATCCGGCCTCCACTATTGCACATTTGTTGAAATATGACAGTGTACATGGGATTTGGAATGCTGATATTTCTTATACAGAGGACGAGATAGCCATAAACGGACATCCGGTTAAAATCGTCAGGGAACGGAAACCGGAGGAGCTTCCCTGGGATGAGCTCGGAGTAGGGTTTGTCATTGATGCAACAGGAAAATTCAATAACCGGGAGGGAGCTGTCCGGCATTTGGCCGCAGGAGCCCGTAAGGTGCTTATTACAGCCCCCGGAAAGCAGATGGACGCCACCATCGTTATGGGGGTCAATGAAAACTCGTACTGCTCGGAGAATCATCACTTGTTATCTGCTGCCTCTTGTACGACCAATTGTGTGGCACCTGTTCTTAAAATCATGGATGATGCTTTCGCGGTAAAAAGCGGATGGATTACTACAGTACATGCGTTTACGAATGACCAGAACCATCTGGATAACCCCCATAAAGATTTACGGAGAGCAAGAGGCTGTACCCAATCGGTAATTCCTACTACAACAGGTGTAGGCAAAGCACTCCTGGAAATTCTCCCTCATCTGGCCCCTCACGTGCACGGAATTTCTCTAAGGGTTCCCACGCCGGACGTTTCTCTGGCCGACCTGACACTGGAATTGGAACGTGAAGTTACCGTTGAAGAGGTACGGGATGTGCTGAAGGGAGCCGCACAAGGAAGTTATGCCGCAATATTCGGATATACGGAGGAACCGCTCGTATCATCTGATTTTATCGGGAACGACAAATCTGCTGTTGTAGATGGTTTATCCCTAATGGCCACAGGCAGGCAGCTTAAAGTACTTGCCTGGTATGATAATGAGTGGGCGTATGCCTGCCGGGTAGTAGATTTGTGCCATTATATTGTTCAGCAGGGTCAGCTTGCTCTTCATATGAAGAGAACTGAGCTTATGGTACCCCAAGTAGCGTCCGGCATTTAA
- a CDS encoding TetR/AcrR family transcriptional regulator — protein sequence MKKRKREGEQTKQRIADKAKELFSQKGYAATSMEEITEAAQTSKGNIYYHFKSKENLFLYLLEQSMMDWIEKWNMKSTAYSSAKEKLYGIAEHTALDFAGPLIKALEEFAGSQLADKLLLEKANEIGMLPLHSFRSVIEEGMASGEFKQGNVDEMTLILTGFMAGVGSYYHDLTQEELLALYKKSVDIMLYGMAAS from the coding sequence ATGAAAAAACGCAAAAGAGAAGGAGAGCAGACCAAACAGCGGATTGCAGACAAGGCGAAGGAATTGTTCTCCCAGAAAGGGTATGCTGCAACTTCAATGGAGGAAATAACAGAAGCCGCGCAAACGAGCAAGGGAAACATTTATTATCATTTTAAGAGTAAGGAAAATTTATTCCTGTACCTTTTAGAGCAATCTATGATGGATTGGATTGAGAAGTGGAATATGAAATCCACTGCCTATTCTTCAGCCAAAGAAAAGCTGTATGGTATTGCCGAACATACCGCATTGGACTTTGCCGGCCCCTTAATCAAAGCGCTGGAAGAATTTGCAGGAAGCCAGCTTGCCGATAAGCTATTGCTTGAAAAGGCCAATGAAATTGGCATGCTTCCGCTGCATTCATTCCGCAGCGTCATTGAGGAAGGGATGGCATCCGGGGAGTTCAAGCAGGGAAATGTGGATGAGATGACTCTTATTCTTACCGGCTTTATGGCTGGAGTGGGGAGTTATTATCATGATTTAACCCAGGAAGAACTATTGGCGCTTTATAAGAAAAGTGTCGATATTATGCTTTATGGGATGGCAGCTTCTTAG
- a CDS encoding MFS transporter has protein sequence MNSLLKNKVFLRVMLSDILQNMGIWIRNIALLFFIMEHTNHNPVMVSMLTVIEYAPIFLFSFIGGALADRWNPKKTMVWGDFLSAASVAVILLLVWMGYWQAVFLATFVSAIVSQFSQPCSSKIFKRFVPEEQVGTAIGLVQSLFSLFFIVGPVIGTFIYVQLGIFPSLICLIVIFILSGCVLIGLPETEKEDEEPSNFTEEIKKGFSYVKGNSNLVAICLMFMVIGLSGGLIQPLDVFIVTERLGLDKEHLQWFSALAGVGMLIGGIVVSSLAGRLNVRTTLMAVFLFDASAIVIEALSTTVWITAPLRFLTGFFLAFTQVMLSMFMITNVEEKYIGRVNGLISPIMTGFLLIGTLFSGPFMASFSLVLVFTISAIILLLALFPLSRLKVNLGKKAAQSNQAKA, from the coding sequence ATGAACAGCTTACTTAAAAACAAAGTATTTCTTCGTGTGATGCTTTCCGACATTTTACAGAATATGGGTATATGGATCCGGAACATCGCACTGCTTTTTTTCATCATGGAGCATACAAACCATAATCCGGTGATGGTTTCTATGCTTACTGTAATAGAATACGCTCCCATTTTCCTGTTCTCGTTTATTGGAGGGGCACTTGCCGACCGCTGGAACCCGAAAAAAACGATGGTCTGGGGAGATTTCCTCAGTGCAGCCTCCGTAGCGGTTATCCTTCTTCTCGTTTGGATGGGATACTGGCAGGCTGTCTTTCTTGCCACTTTTGTCTCGGCTATAGTTTCACAGTTCTCCCAGCCTTGCTCTTCTAAAATTTTCAAACGCTTTGTTCCCGAGGAACAAGTGGGTACTGCTATTGGCCTGGTGCAAAGCCTGTTCTCACTCTTCTTTATTGTGGGTCCGGTCATCGGAACTTTTATTTACGTGCAGCTTGGTATTTTCCCTTCTTTAATCTGCTTGATCGTGATCTTTATCTTGTCAGGTTGTGTGCTGATAGGATTGCCTGAAACAGAGAAGGAGGATGAAGAACCATCCAATTTTACCGAGGAGATCAAAAAGGGTTTTTCGTATGTCAAAGGAAATTCGAATCTGGTTGCGATCTGTTTGATGTTTATGGTAATCGGTTTATCAGGAGGTCTCATTCAACCGTTGGATGTGTTTATTGTTACTGAAAGGCTTGGTTTAGATAAAGAACATCTCCAGTGGTTCAGTGCCCTTGCCGGGGTGGGGATGCTGATTGGAGGGATCGTAGTTTCTTCTTTAGCCGGGCGTCTTAACGTGAGAACTACATTAATGGCGGTTTTTTTGTTTGACGCAAGTGCAATCGTGATCGAGGCTCTTTCCACTACGGTATGGATTACTGCCCCCCTTCGGTTTTTAACCGGCTTTTTCCTTGCATTCACTCAGGTGATGCTCAGCATGTTTATGATTACCAATGTGGAAGAGAAATATATTGGCCGTGTGAACGGGCTGATTTCTCCAATTATGACGGGATTTCTGCTGATCGGTACCCTTTTCTCGGGACCTTTCATGGCATCTTTTTCCTTGGTCTTGGTATTCACTATCTCTGCCATCATTCTGCTCCTGGCCTTGTTCCCATTGTCAAGGCTGAAGGTAAATCTGGGAAAGAAGGCCGCCCAGTCCAATCAGGCAAAAGCTTGA
- a CDS encoding oxidoreductase — MTIQVGIIGYGLSGSVFHAPFIHSMEGFDLKAVVSSKPEKVHKDFPEVEVVPGLEDLIQKEEIRLIIVTTPTYTHYDYVKQALKAGKHVVVEKPFTVTSSEAEELIQLAKAQRVVLTVYQNRRWDGDFLTVKRLVESGELGKIALFESRFDRFRPQVQNRWKEQDVGGSGILYDLGAHLVDQAVQLFGMPEAVFADLARQRKGAEATDYFQITLFYGTMRVMLSAGSLVRQPGPRFEIHGDRGSYTKYGLDPQEGALREGMQPGQKGWGEEPQTDYGTLVYEVNGLPAESRIQTKRGRYEAFYENLRSAIEQGVKPPVDPSDSKRVIRLIECAMLSSQEQKVFRIN; from the coding sequence ATGACGATTCAAGTAGGCATTATCGGATATGGTTTGTCCGGCTCAGTATTTCATGCCCCGTTTATACATAGTATGGAAGGATTTGATCTGAAAGCGGTGGTCTCTTCCAAACCTGAGAAGGTTCACAAGGATTTCCCTGAAGTCGAGGTTGTACCCGGGTTAGAAGATCTGATTCAGAAGGAGGAAATCCGCCTGATTATTGTGACCACCCCTACGTACACCCACTATGACTATGTGAAACAAGCATTGAAAGCTGGAAAACATGTGGTAGTAGAGAAGCCGTTTACAGTGACATCATCCGAGGCGGAAGAACTTATCCAACTGGCCAAAGCGCAAAGAGTAGTGCTAACGGTGTACCAGAACCGGCGCTGGGATGGAGATTTTCTGACGGTAAAACGTCTCGTTGAATCTGGGGAGTTGGGCAAGATCGCCCTGTTTGAATCCCGGTTTGACCGTTTCCGCCCGCAGGTACAAAATCGCTGGAAGGAGCAGGATGTAGGAGGCTCCGGGATTTTGTATGATCTGGGTGCGCATCTGGTGGACCAGGCTGTGCAGTTGTTCGGAATGCCGGAGGCAGTGTTTGCCGACTTGGCCAGACAGCGTAAGGGAGCTGAGGCTACGGATTATTTTCAGATCACGCTGTTTTACGGGACCATGCGGGTAATGTTGAGTGCCGGTTCGCTGGTACGCCAGCCTGGACCGCGTTTTGAGATACACGGTGACCGGGGAAGCTATACCAAATATGGCCTGGATCCCCAGGAAGGAGCTTTGCGCGAAGGCATGCAGCCTGGACAAAAGGGTTGGGGAGAAGAACCCCAAACGGATTACGGGACACTTGTATACGAAGTGAACGGTCTACCTGCCGAAAGCCGGATACAGACGAAAAGAGGCCGATATGAGGCCTTTTATGAAAATCTTCGTTCTGCCATTGAGCAGGGCGTAAAACCGCCTGTAGACCCCTCCGACTCCAAACGTGTTATCCGGCTGATTGAATGCGCAATGCTCAGCAGTCAGGAACAAAAAGTGTTTCGGATAAACTAA
- a CDS encoding DMT family transporter, which produces MWVLYAFGAAVLFGLRGVLYQWTSSRPIPRDLMLFAVYVCGAIISILLTAVNGQTYTMAALLGCVMGLLSYISNSAMYKGFATGKASLVALLTGLSPVVVVLFAFGLWGETLTVGQIIAFLIILSGMIMIRYSGDLSLSNMRGAQWGLLAMLGFAFTDITSKQSMLWGGQTLPILVGMYVTGAVLFGCTWIIGILRNKRDMHEAHSVAHEIAATLEQPVWPASKTVAWGLFVGLTNIFGMVFLLKAYETGITGLVSAIEASNVLLVIFYARLFLKEKFSRMEVFGITFTIAGLMLIRLIG; this is translated from the coding sequence ATGTGGGTATTGTACGCTTTTGGTGCAGCGGTGCTGTTCGGACTCAGAGGAGTTTTGTACCAATGGACTTCCAGCAGACCGATTCCACGGGATTTGATGTTGTTTGCCGTGTATGTATGCGGTGCGATAATATCCATTCTGCTGACAGCCGTTAACGGGCAAACTTATACGATGGCTGCATTGCTTGGATGTGTGATGGGGCTGCTCTCTTATATATCTAACTCAGCGATGTACAAAGGGTTTGCTACCGGGAAAGCTTCTCTCGTAGCCCTGCTTACAGGACTTTCGCCTGTAGTCGTGGTACTTTTTGCTTTCGGCCTTTGGGGCGAAACATTGACCGTTGGTCAAATTATAGCTTTTCTGATTATTTTGTCCGGAATGATCATGATTCGTTACTCAGGGGATTTATCCCTGTCCAATATGAGAGGTGCCCAGTGGGGGCTTCTGGCTATGCTTGGCTTTGCTTTTACGGATATTACCTCCAAGCAGTCCATGTTATGGGGCGGACAGACTTTACCTATTCTGGTCGGGATGTATGTAACCGGGGCGGTCTTGTTCGGATGCACGTGGATTATTGGTATTTTGAGAAACAAAAGGGACATGCATGAAGCTCACTCTGTCGCTCATGAAATAGCGGCAACGTTAGAACAACCTGTGTGGCCTGCGTCCAAAACAGTAGCCTGGGGATTGTTCGTCGGTTTGACCAATATTTTTGGAATGGTTTTTCTGCTCAAGGCCTATGAAACCGGAATAACTGGCCTTGTTTCGGCCATTGAAGCCAGCAATGTACTGCTTGTGATCTTTTATGCCAGACTGTTCCTGAAAGAAAAGTTTTCCAGGATGGAAGTTTTCGGGATCACTTTTACCATTGCCGGGCTTATGCTGATCCGATTAATTGGCTAA
- a CDS encoding phosphotransferase gives MDVHMHSIQDEIMETLSAILSLQVLDAVPIHRGWLNLKWKVITDEGVMFVKQYSAERCQNIDLSEIYLTLRFQEFLHHSGIPCPLPIAKSGNLLHQTPGGQRFVVMPFCPGEMVKPGKLNEHQAHHLGRMTGKMHRLLNEGPSAHRHELFWIPPSISEQLQVWQKAKDQAERSGSPGVLQKLEKRRHLIERMNVQEFEEARTGWTHQDLWVDNLLFYPRELSSILDFDRLRYSYPELDVARSVLSGMLEGETLHINRVSAFLDGYREEIPFAPGEIARSLRLIWWLESPYWLTENMENFGTFPHRFSEEMSWLMDHWDELDERLGQA, from the coding sequence ATGGATGTGCATATGCACTCTATTCAGGATGAAATTATGGAAACGCTCTCTGCTATACTGTCTTTGCAGGTGCTGGACGCGGTTCCCATCCATAGGGGATGGTTGAACTTAAAGTGGAAGGTAATAACAGATGAAGGGGTCATGTTCGTCAAACAATATAGTGCAGAGCGGTGCCAGAATATTGACTTGTCCGAGATTTACCTGACACTCCGCTTTCAGGAGTTCCTTCACCACAGCGGCATTCCCTGTCCTCTTCCTATAGCCAAATCAGGGAATCTTCTGCATCAGACTCCGGGAGGACAGAGGTTTGTCGTCATGCCGTTCTGTCCGGGGGAAATGGTCAAGCCGGGCAAGCTGAACGAGCATCAGGCCCATCATTTGGGGCGAATGACCGGTAAAATGCACCGTTTGCTGAACGAGGGGCCATCCGCTCATCGTCACGAACTGTTCTGGATACCGCCTTCTATAAGTGAGCAGTTGCAAGTATGGCAGAAGGCCAAGGACCAGGCGGAACGGTCCGGAAGTCCCGGTGTATTGCAAAAGCTGGAAAAGCGGAGACATCTTATTGAAAGAATGAATGTACAAGAATTCGAAGAAGCACGCACGGGATGGACCCATCAGGATTTATGGGTGGATAATCTGCTTTTCTATCCCAGAGAGCTTTCTTCTATTTTGGATTTTGACCGTCTGCGATACAGCTATCCTGAACTGGACGTAGCAAGGTCCGTGTTGTCCGGCATGCTGGAGGGAGAAACCCTGCACATTAACAGGGTATCGGCTTTCCTTGACGGATACAGAGAAGAGATTCCTTTCGCACCAGGGGAAATAGCTCGCTCTCTGCGACTGATATGGTGGCTGGAATCCCCTTATTGGCTTACAGAGAATATGGAAAATTTCGGCACCTTTCCGCACCGTTTTTCCGAAGAAATGTCCTGGCTGATGGATCACTGGGACGAACTGGATGAGAGGTTGGGACAAGCTTAG